A window of Erpetoichthys calabaricus chromosome 12, fErpCal1.3, whole genome shotgun sequence contains these coding sequences:
- the LOC127529951 gene encoding piggyBac transposable element-derived protein 4-like, which translates to MWNDIDEEYLDAYIGVLLLAGVYKSSNEATDSLWDASTGRNIFRATMSLQSFRMISRVLRFDNRETREKSDKLAPIRDVWERWVQLLPLMFNPGPEVTVDERFVPFRGKCPFRQYMPSKPGKYGIKILAACDAKTSYAWNLQIYTGKHASGIPEKNQGKRVVLDMTTGLQGHNITCDNFFTSYDLGQELLRWKLTMVGTVKKNKPDLLVEDSAGISEYKNLGVHITRKLDCSDNTMAPYKKGQGRLCFLRRLRSLDVCSQVRSG; encoded by the exons atgtggaatgacattgatgaggaatacctggatgcttatattggtgttcttcttcttgctggtgtttacaaatccagcaatgaggccactgatagtctctgggatgcatcgacaggcagaaatattttccgggcaacaatgtcacttcagtcatttcgaatgatatcaagagtccttagatttgacaacagagaaactagagaaaaatctgacaagcttgctcccatcagggatgtctgggaaaggtgggtgcagctccttccactgatgttcaacccagggccagaggtaacagtagatgaacgttttgtccctttccgtggaaaatgccctttccggcagtacatgcctagtaagccagggaaatacggcataaaaattttggcagcctgtgatgcaaaaaccagctatgcatggaatctgcagatttacacaggcaaacatgcaagtggcattcctgagaaaaatcaaggaaaacgtgtagtcctcgatatgactactggactgcagggtcacaatatcacatgtgacaatttctttaccagctatgaccttggacaagaacttctcaggtggaaacttaccatggtgggcacagtaaaaaaaaataaacctga TTTGCTGGTGGAGGACTCAGCTGGAATTTCAGAGTACAAGAACCTAGGGGTTCACATTACCAGAAAACTGGACTGTTCTGACAACACAATGGCACCATACAAGAAGGGCCAGGGCAGACTGtgcttcctaaggagactcaggtctttagATGTGTGCA